Proteins encoded together in one Ignavibacteria bacterium window:
- a CDS encoding PhoH family protein — protein sequence MAKNGAPKTFVLDTNVILHDGTCINQFKDNDIVIPLAVIEEIDHFKRGSQVINLNARDFARKLDELTGKALFNGGISLGKGKGKVRIAITKGINDEIRDIFREDTADHRILSTVFELKNKAKDNKSVILVTKDVNLRMKAKAIGVLSEDYTTDRIGSIDELYSGKGVVEEFDDELLNKIYTLPFQIPATEVIKKDKGEVHPNKFYIIRNKSHSVLGHLTPTKEFVERIDKNPAYGIMPRNAEQTFAMNALINKNLPLVSITGKAGTGKTLLALASALSVKKEYRQIYIARPVVPLSNKDIGYLPGDVDSKLAPYMQPLWDNLKVIQDQYPDTDRNHQAISTMLKEEKLLVEPLSYIRGRSLQRIFFIVDEAQNLTPHEIKTIITRVGEGTKIVFTGDIYQIDHPYLDSESNGLSYLIEHFKGQKLYAHVNLEKGERSELAELASNLL from the coding sequence ATGGCAAAAAACGGAGCACCTAAAACATTTGTTCTTGATACAAACGTAATTCTTCACGACGGAACGTGTATAAACCAGTTTAAGGATAATGACATCGTTATCCCGCTTGCGGTTATTGAAGAGATAGACCATTTTAAACGCGGAAGCCAGGTCATTAACCTTAATGCACGTGACTTTGCGCGCAAACTGGACGAGTTGACAGGCAAGGCACTTTTCAACGGAGGCATTTCACTTGGAAAAGGAAAAGGGAAAGTAAGAATAGCCATTACCAAAGGGATCAACGACGAGATAAGAGATATTTTCAGAGAAGACACTGCTGACCACAGGATTTTAAGCACGGTATTTGAGCTTAAGAATAAAGCAAAAGATAACAAGTCTGTAATTCTTGTTACAAAAGACGTTAACCTTCGCATGAAGGCAAAAGCCATTGGTGTGCTCTCAGAAGATTACACAACCGACAGGATAGGCAGCATTGACGAGCTTTACAGCGGCAAAGGGGTTGTCGAAGAATTTGATGACGAGTTGCTAAACAAAATCTATACACTTCCATTTCAGATTCCCGCAACAGAGGTCATTAAAAAAGATAAAGGCGAGGTCCATCCGAACAAATTTTACATTATCAGAAATAAGAGCCATTCTGTACTTGGGCATTTGACGCCAACAAAAGAATTTGTTGAGCGAATTGACAAAAATCCCGCATACGGAATCATGCCGCGAAATGCAGAGCAGACCTTTGCCATGAATGCACTTATCAATAAAAACCTACCGCTTGTTTCAATAACAGGAAAAGCAGGCACAGGGAAAACGCTGCTGGCGCTTGCATCGGCGCTTAGCGTGAAAAAAGAGTACCGGCAGATATACATAGCAAGACCCGTCGTACCGCTTAGCAATAAGGACATTGGATATCTGCCCGGAGACGTTGACAGCAAGCTGGCGCCATACATGCAGCCCTTGTGGGATAACCTAAAGGTCATACAAGACCAGTATCCCGATACAGACAGAAACCATCAAGCAATTTCCACAATGCTTAAAGAAGAAAAGCTTCTTGTTGAACCGCTTAGCTATATCAGAGGACGAAGCCTGCAGAGAATATTTTTTATTGTTGATGAAGCGCAGAATTTAACACCGCACGAAATTAAAACAATAATAACAAGAGTCGGCGAAGGTACAAAGATTGTCTTCACGGGAGATATATATCAGATAGACCATCCATACCTTGACTCAGAATCGAACGGGCTATCTTACCTGATAGAGCACTTCAAGGGACAAAAGCTTTATGCACACGTAAACCTTGAAAAGGGCGAGCGGTCAGAACTTGCAGAGCTTGCGAG